The following coding sequences lie in one Candidatus Nitrospira allomarina genomic window:
- a CDS encoding acyl-CoA desaturase translates to MPEIQRIILGPWKLFKSLFDTQEASALASHKNGREIDLVRTIPFLALHIAVLAVFWVGWSPIAVGVAVSLYIVRMFAITGFYHRYFSHRTFRTSRVMQFLFACLGASAAQRGPLWWAANHRHHHAYSDKPADVHSPVLRGLWWSHVGWFLTHDQLATKLNRIKDFARYPELRFLNRFDTLVPIGLAVLLFLLGKWLGSAYPDLGTSGWQMLVWGFVISTVVLWHGTFTINSLSHLFGSRRYPTSDHSRNNFLLAIITLGEGWHNNHHQYCSSARQGFRWWEIDVTYYLLEGLQLFGIIWDIRPVPAWVLNHPSLEQVDEDTDSAEKMAM, encoded by the coding sequence ATGCCAGAAATCCAGCGGATCATATTGGGCCCATGGAAGCTGTTTAAGTCCCTTTTTGACACCCAAGAAGCGTCAGCGCTGGCTTCCCATAAAAACGGTCGCGAGATAGACCTGGTTCGAACGATCCCATTTTTGGCCCTACATATTGCCGTTCTCGCAGTCTTTTGGGTGGGCTGGAGTCCTATAGCGGTCGGGGTTGCCGTGTCCTTGTATATTGTACGAATGTTCGCCATTACCGGCTTTTATCACCGCTACTTCTCCCACCGAACCTTTCGCACCTCACGGGTGATGCAGTTCCTGTTTGCCTGCCTTGGGGCCAGCGCGGCCCAACGAGGTCCTTTATGGTGGGCCGCTAACCATCGCCACCATCATGCCTATTCCGACAAACCGGCAGATGTCCATTCTCCTGTTCTCCGGGGGCTCTGGTGGAGCCATGTAGGTTGGTTTTTAACTCATGACCAACTTGCAACAAAGTTGAACCGCATCAAAGATTTTGCGCGATATCCTGAATTACGATTTCTGAATCGTTTCGACACCCTTGTGCCAATCGGGCTGGCAGTCCTCCTGTTTCTCTTGGGGAAATGGCTCGGCAGTGCCTATCCGGATTTGGGAACAAGTGGATGGCAAATGCTGGTGTGGGGCTTCGTGATTTCAACCGTTGTCCTCTGGCACGGCACCTTCACCATCAACTCACTTTCCCACCTTTTCGGTAGCCGACGCTATCCAACATCGGACCATAGCCGGAACAACTTCCTTCTGGCCATCATCACCCTAGGTGAAGGATGGCACAATAACCATCATCAATATTGCAGCTCCGCCCGGCAAGGATTTCGATGGTGGGAAATCGATGTCACCTATTACCTGCTGGAAGGACTCCAACTTTTCGGGATCATTTGGGATATTCGACCAGTCCCCGCATGGGTACTGAATCACCCAAGTCTTGAACAGGTGGACGAGGATACTGATTCTGCCGAAAAGATGGCGATGTAG
- a CDS encoding TVP38/TMEM64 family protein yields the protein MLNPSPFSRFSLGRPTSLFWVKAAALLILPVAAYLLMQQIDIGEVFNPDRITQWLSQAGPWAPFLFMGLMALAVIISPIPSLPLDIAARAAFGPFLGAAYAVLGAELGAIVSFLIGRAVGREVLTRLLRMNIAFCEKCSDHHLAIFVFLSRLLPIFSFDLISYGAGLTNMSLRMFALVTFLGMIPPTLALTYAGSYATGGTWLTVVLGFAMVALLLLIPKLVLRFPDSRWVKLLRGEASGPAPGSTPPQPPTMDIGEEGPSCASCNSPMK from the coding sequence TTGCTCAATCCATCCCCGTTTTCCCGCTTTTCCCTTGGACGTCCGACGTCTTTATTCTGGGTTAAAGCGGCAGCGTTGCTCATCTTGCCGGTAGCGGCGTATTTGCTCATGCAGCAAATCGACATCGGCGAAGTATTCAATCCCGACCGGATCACGCAATGGCTTTCCCAGGCGGGACCCTGGGCCCCATTCCTGTTTATGGGATTGATGGCTCTCGCCGTAATCATCAGCCCTATTCCTAGCCTGCCGTTGGACATTGCCGCAAGGGCGGCGTTCGGACCGTTTCTTGGGGCCGCCTATGCGGTGCTGGGAGCGGAATTAGGAGCCATCGTTAGTTTTCTCATTGGACGAGCCGTAGGACGGGAAGTACTGACCAGGCTCCTGCGTATGAACATCGCCTTCTGCGAGAAATGTTCCGACCACCACCTGGCGATTTTTGTGTTTCTGTCCCGTTTACTGCCGATCTTTTCATTCGACTTGATCAGCTATGGGGCCGGGCTCACCAACATGTCTCTTCGTATGTTTGCACTGGTCACCTTTCTGGGCATGATCCCACCAACTCTTGCGCTTACCTACGCCGGAAGTTATGCCACCGGAGGAACATGGCTCACAGTTGTTCTTGGATTTGCCATGGTCGCGCTGCTCCTTCTCATCCCTAAACTTGTCCTTCGTTTTCCCGACTCACGTTGGGTCAAACTCTTGCGAGGAGAGGCCTCGGGTCCGGCTCCCGGATCAACTCCGCCTCAACCGCCAACTATGGACATTGGCGAGGAGGGACCAAGTTGCGCCTCATGCAACAGCCCGATGAAATAA
- a CDS encoding peroxiredoxin-like family protein, with amino-acid sequence MAPTKLSSGSLLPEFTLPLISGGKVTLGQPQKKGNWQVVFIYRGLHCPICKTYLKKLEDLKGKFPAVGAEIVAVSGDPENKAKKMVEETGSTFPVAYGLSIEQMKELGLYISLPRSKEETDQPFPEPAMFAVNPEGKVQLIDMSNTPFNRSDPEELIDTLKWIQENDYPIRGTYE; translated from the coding sequence ATGGCTCCAACAAAGCTTTCGTCGGGAAGCCTGCTACCTGAATTTACCCTTCCACTTATCAGTGGGGGGAAAGTCACATTGGGACAACCACAAAAAAAGGGGAACTGGCAGGTCGTGTTTATCTATCGGGGACTACATTGCCCGATATGCAAAACATACCTCAAGAAACTCGAGGACTTAAAAGGAAAATTTCCGGCTGTGGGAGCAGAAATCGTGGCCGTCTCAGGCGATCCGGAAAACAAAGCCAAGAAGATGGTTGAAGAAACCGGCTCAACGTTTCCGGTGGCCTACGGCCTGTCTATCGAGCAAATGAAGGAACTCGGCCTGTATATTTCCCTACCGCGCTCCAAGGAGGAGACGGACCAACCGTTCCCCGAGCCGGCCATGTTTGCCGTGAATCCGGAAGGCAAGGTCCAGTTGATCGACATGTCCAATACGCCGTTCAACAGGTCCGATCCCGAGGAATTAATCGATACCTTGAAATGGATTCAGGAGAATGACTATCCCATCCGCGGGACGTACGAATAG
- a CDS encoding TIGR04211 family SH3 domain-containing protein, with product MKFLIYLVFLSCSWLGLTTQPLAAVGDVNYISDVVTVPLRSGPTTAHRILHRGLPSGTQLTILAIDEEAGFTQVRTTDGMEGWVTSQYLIGEPIARVKLTAAEKRLQSLKAEIEKEREARASIQAEHKETDANNRTLNLQVQSLSKELAELKRISGDSINEHARNIELVQQNTLLAGQVEELSAKARQLEENLQLKWLLYGGALVLIGLLIGVILKARPRQTTSFTRYS from the coding sequence TTGAAATTTTTAATCTATCTCGTCTTTTTATCGTGCTCATGGTTGGGGTTGACCACACAGCCATTGGCTGCAGTCGGAGACGTGAATTATATTTCGGACGTGGTAACTGTGCCGCTACGCAGTGGGCCCACTACTGCCCATCGCATCCTACACCGTGGCCTACCCAGCGGCACCCAACTGACCATTCTCGCGATAGACGAGGAGGCCGGGTTTACCCAGGTCAGGACCACCGATGGGATGGAGGGCTGGGTCACGTCTCAGTACCTCATCGGGGAACCCATTGCCCGGGTCAAGCTGACTGCAGCCGAAAAACGCCTACAAAGTCTTAAAGCGGAAATCGAAAAAGAACGCGAGGCGCGTGCGAGCATCCAGGCTGAGCATAAAGAAACCGACGCCAATAACCGGACGCTCAATTTGCAGGTGCAATCCCTCTCGAAAGAACTCGCGGAACTGAAACGTATATCGGGCGATTCCATCAACGAGCATGCACGGAACATCGAACTTGTTCAGCAGAATACACTTTTAGCTGGCCAGGTTGAAGAGTTATCCGCTAAAGCCAGGCAGCTTGAAGAAAACTTACAACTAAAATGGCTCCTCTATGGGGGCGCTCTGGTGCTCATCGGTCTGTTAATCGGAGTAATCCTCAAAGCACGGCCCCGGCAGACGACAAGTTTTACCCGCTATTCGTAA
- a CDS encoding exopolyphosphatase: protein MATEKFRLVTRSDFDGLVCAVLLKKVGIIEDIKFVHPKDMQDGKVAISDKDITTNLPYVEGVHLAFDHHLSETIRNKGERSNHIIDPKAPSASRVVYRYYGGEKTFPAAWNEMMAAVDKGDSAKYDINEILNPSGWALMNFIMDARTGLGRFKEFRISNYQLMMELIEKCISLSIDEIIALPDVQERVQLFHKHAELAKEQIQRCSTVHDNLVVLDLRDEETIYAVNRFMIYALYPDCNLSIHVMWGLKQQNTVFAIGASIVNRSSTVNIGELCLAYGGGGHRNAGTCQVANEVAGKTLKEIIGMIRMRSMNRIEAGKPACATV from the coding sequence ATGGCTACGGAAAAATTTCGATTAGTGACCCGCAGTGATTTTGACGGACTGGTCTGTGCGGTTCTGCTGAAGAAAGTGGGGATTATTGAGGACATCAAGTTTGTCCACCCAAAAGATATGCAGGATGGCAAAGTGGCGATCTCCGACAAGGATATCACCACCAATCTTCCGTATGTTGAGGGTGTCCACCTCGCGTTTGATCACCACCTGAGTGAGACTATTCGAAATAAGGGTGAGCGAAGTAACCATATCATCGATCCGAAGGCCCCATCGGCCTCGCGGGTGGTTTATCGGTATTACGGTGGTGAAAAGACATTTCCGGCCGCATGGAATGAGATGATGGCCGCAGTCGATAAAGGCGATTCGGCCAAATATGATATCAACGAAATCCTCAACCCGAGCGGCTGGGCCTTAATGAATTTCATTATGGATGCGCGTACCGGACTAGGACGCTTTAAGGAATTTCGCATCTCCAATTACCAGTTGATGATGGAACTCATCGAAAAATGTATTAGCCTCAGTATCGATGAAATCATTGCCCTGCCGGACGTGCAAGAACGGGTGCAGCTCTTCCATAAACATGCCGAGTTGGCGAAAGAACAGATACAACGATGCTCGACCGTCCATGATAATCTGGTTGTGCTGGATCTGCGGGATGAGGAGACTATCTATGCCGTTAACCGGTTTATGATTTATGCCCTGTATCCGGACTGCAATCTGTCCATCCATGTGATGTGGGGATTGAAACAACAAAACACCGTGTTCGCAATTGGAGCGTCGATCGTCAACCGGAGCTCCACGGTCAATATCGGCGAACTCTGTCTGGCGTATGGCGGCGGTGGGCACCGGAATGCGGGCACCTGTCAGGTCGCGAATGAAGTGGCCGGTAAAACACTCAAAGAAATCATCGGGATGATCCGCATGCGAAGCATGAATCGGATAGAGGCAGGAAAGCCAGCCTGTGCGACGGTTTAA
- a CDS encoding YHS domain-containing (seleno)protein, protein MKMMKTIFSSLFVMFLAIAATPASAGDVTNSTPGISGYDPVAYFTDGKPMRGSGYHVVEHQGVTYAFATKEHKEMFEADPGKYVPAYGGYCAYGVAVGKKFVSDPEAWKIVQGKLYLNLDRDIQSKWAKDIQGYLKKSEANWKEIKDKAASDL, encoded by the coding sequence ATGAAAATGATGAAGACAATCTTCAGTTCCCTGTTTGTCATGTTCCTGGCCATCGCGGCTACACCCGCCTCCGCGGGGGATGTTACCAATAGCACTCCAGGAATCAGCGGTTATGATCCGGTTGCGTACTTTACGGATGGAAAACCGATGAGGGGCTCCGGTTACCACGTGGTCGAGCACCAGGGAGTAACCTATGCCTTTGCTACCAAAGAGCACAAAGAAATGTTCGAGGCCGACCCCGGGAAGTATGTGCCAGCCTACGGTGGCTATTGTGCCTATGGTGTGGCGGTCGGGAAGAAATTCGTTTCCGATCCTGAAGCGTGGAAGATCGTTCAGGGCAAACTGTATTTGAATCTGGATCGGGATATCCAAAGCAAATGGGCCAAGGACATTCAGGGCTATCTCAAAAAATCCGAGGCCAATTGGAAAGAAATCAAAGATAAAGCGGCGTCGGATTTATAA
- a CDS encoding ImmA/IrrE family metallo-endopeptidase encodes MPKVHTPEDSLPITPSVVAWARERAQYSIEEAQQQFKKIAEWESGSSSPSYPQLEQMSDKFKCPIAVFFFPEPPDVEPIEKSFRTLTKLEFDQIPREIRVLLRKGRAMQLNLAELNGGTNPAIRMITHLEFEVDGSIEEMAAKVREYMRVPLDQQFQWPSIEIALENWREAFASAGIFVFKEPFYMDEYSGFCLFDETFPIIYVNNSTTKTKQIFTLFHELAHLIFHTSGVDALDDSYIDTLPENSQKIEIICNRFAGKLLVPDDSFDEVRGNLPPDRETASILSNRYNVSREVIYRKFLDRDLISMKEYEKAADIWKRQGKREGKGGNYYYNQMAYLGHRYINIAFKQYYQNKIDKVQLAEYLNMKPKNVNTFEETYARVTSG; translated from the coding sequence ATGCCAAAAGTTCATACACCGGAAGATAGTTTACCTATAACGCCCTCGGTCGTGGCCTGGGCACGTGAACGTGCCCAATATTCAATAGAAGAAGCCCAACAACAGTTTAAGAAAATAGCTGAATGGGAAAGTGGATCTTCTAGCCCTTCTTATCCTCAACTTGAGCAGATGTCGGATAAATTTAAGTGTCCGATTGCCGTTTTTTTCTTTCCTGAACCTCCAGATGTTGAACCGATAGAAAAGTCTTTCCGCACCTTAACTAAACTAGAATTTGATCAAATCCCTCGTGAAATAAGAGTTCTTCTTCGTAAGGGAAGAGCAATGCAGCTAAATCTTGCAGAATTAAATGGTGGAACAAATCCTGCGATTAGGATGATTACACACCTGGAGTTTGAAGTTGATGGATCAATTGAAGAAATGGCCGCTAAGGTTCGAGAATATATGAGGGTGCCCCTTGACCAGCAATTCCAATGGCCTTCCATTGAGATTGCTTTGGAGAATTGGCGAGAAGCTTTTGCCAGTGCAGGTATTTTTGTATTTAAAGAGCCTTTCTATATGGATGAATACTCTGGATTTTGTCTCTTTGATGAGACTTTTCCGATTATATACGTCAATAATAGCACCACAAAAACAAAGCAGATTTTTACCTTGTTTCACGAGCTGGCTCATTTAATATTTCACACAAGCGGCGTTGATGCCCTCGATGATAGCTACATAGACACGCTGCCAGAAAACTCCCAGAAAATTGAAATTATTTGCAATCGTTTTGCCGGAAAATTACTTGTTCCAGATGATAGTTTTGACGAAGTTAGAGGCAACCTTCCACCGGATAGAGAAACTGCCTCTATATTGAGTAACAGGTATAACGTAAGCAGAGAAGTTATTTACAGGAAGTTTTTGGATAGAGACCTTATATCCATGAAAGAATATGAAAAGGCAGCGGATATCTGGAAAAGGCAGGGAAAACGTGAAGGCAAGGGTGGGAATTATTATTACAACCAGATGGCCTATCTTGGCCATCGCTACATTAATATTGCCTTCAAGCAGTATTACCAAAACAAGATCGACAAAGTTCAGCTAGCTGAATACCTCAATATGAAACCTAAAAACGTTAATACTTTTGAGGAAACGTATGCTCGGGTAACAAGCGGATGA
- a CDS encoding PIN domain-containing protein — MSYVFDTNVFITLFSNFYRERFPSLWALFDEMISENRITSTREALREIEDRNVGLYKWAQNNQEIYITPNAKEGAFVTAIYKVAHFRQNIERQKILKGGKNADPFIIARAAVAGYPVVTTENHKPDAVKVPNICENFKIPCLSLEQFMEAENWRF, encoded by the coding sequence ATGAGTTACGTTTTTGATACGAATGTTTTTATCACTCTATTCTCGAATTTTTATCGGGAGCGATTTCCTTCCCTTTGGGCACTTTTTGATGAAATGATTTCTGAAAATAGAATAACATCAACCAGAGAAGCACTTCGAGAAATTGAAGATCGGAATGTCGGCTTATACAAATGGGCACAAAATAATCAAGAAATTTACATTACACCTAACGCAAAAGAAGGAGCTTTCGTAACTGCAATCTATAAAGTCGCCCATTTTAGGCAAAACATTGAAAGACAAAAGATTCTGAAAGGTGGGAAAAACGCTGATCCTTTTATTATTGCTAGAGCAGCAGTTGCAGGTTACCCAGTAGTTACAACTGAAAACCATAAGCCGGATGCTGTAAAAGTTCCCAATATTTGTGAGAACTTTAAGATTCCATGCCTGAGTTTGGAGCAATTCATGGAAGCCGAAAATTGGCGATTTTAA
- a CDS encoding cytochrome P460 family protein — protein MNRFVTIGTVLILGLGSLAGWAMTNEEKSFAPNVHPKTGAISVPENYREWPTLGTWAHAKVEGAPGLQEYHVVYTQSDTIKFYNEKNRFPDGAVLVKELLNADTMPMTTGPAVGHATTIKGWFVLVRDTNGRFKESNLWGDGWGWSFFNPDDPQHTVSKDYKIDCLPCHTPARELARKNTVEAEKWIYSFGYPVLQRN, from the coding sequence ATGAATCGGTTTGTCACCATAGGGACGGTCCTCATTCTGGGATTGGGAAGTTTGGCAGGATGGGCGATGACGAATGAAGAGAAATCTTTTGCTCCTAATGTTCACCCCAAAACCGGGGCCATCAGTGTCCCTGAAAATTACCGGGAATGGCCCACGCTTGGGACCTGGGCCCACGCAAAGGTTGAAGGTGCGCCAGGCTTGCAAGAATATCACGTCGTGTATACACAATCGGACACGATCAAATTTTACAACGAGAAAAACCGGTTTCCCGACGGAGCGGTGTTGGTGAAAGAGCTCCTAAACGCCGACACCATGCCGATGACCACCGGGCCGGCAGTCGGTCACGCGACCACCATCAAAGGCTGGTTTGTGCTGGTCAGGGATACGAACGGGCGGTTTAAAGAATCCAACTTATGGGGTGATGGTTGGGGTTGGTCCTTCTTTAATCCGGATGATCCTCAACACACGGTGTCTAAGGATTACAAAATAGATTGTCTTCCCTGTCACACCCCGGCCAGAGAGCTGGCGCGGAAAAATACAGTTGAGGCGGAAAAATGGATTTACTCGTTTGGTTACCCTGTGCTTCAAAGGAACTGA
- a CDS encoding TetR/AcrR family transcriptional regulator yields the protein MKQESARPSKREQLINTAVTLFAQNGIHATGIDTIVEHSGVTKKTLYAHFRSKEELVLAALRHYDGQFRNSFMRQVETKARTPKTRLLAIFDVAETWFLQQSFYGCLFINAVGEHSTPDTLLRYVCRDFKRMMTEFILKLCIQMGARNPQHLAEELSLLLEGAIVTAQVSQKPDAAKIAKRVAAVLIEKQSPHEIPQT from the coding sequence ATGAAGCAAGAAAGCGCTCGACCCTCAAAACGGGAGCAACTCATCAACACAGCCGTGACCTTATTTGCGCAAAACGGGATTCACGCCACCGGGATCGATACGATTGTTGAACACTCGGGGGTGACAAAAAAAACCTTGTATGCGCACTTTCGCTCCAAAGAGGAATTGGTGCTCGCGGCATTGCGACACTATGACGGACAGTTTAGAAATTCGTTCATGCGGCAAGTGGAGACCAAGGCGCGCACTCCAAAAACTCGCCTGCTGGCCATTTTCGATGTGGCCGAAACCTGGTTTTTGCAACAGAGTTTTTATGGATGTCTGTTCATCAATGCCGTTGGTGAGCATTCCACCCCCGACACCTTACTGCGTTACGTCTGCAGGGATTTCAAGCGGATGATGACGGAGTTTATCCTCAAGCTATGCATTCAGATGGGAGCGCGGAATCCTCAGCATTTAGCCGAAGAACTCTCGCTCTTATTGGAAGGAGCAATCGTGACAGCCCAAGTGTCGCAAAAACCTGATGCAGCCAAAATTGCCAAACGGGTAGCAGCAGTGCTGATCGAAAAACAGAGTCCACATGAAATACCCCAAACATAG
- a CDS encoding YiiD C-terminal domain-containing protein — MNRCDLEHYLHEHIPLSRAMGVEVIEADWNGVTLRAPLAPNINHRETVFGGSASAVAILAAWAILYVRLQQKHVACRLVIQRNTVTYERPIVSTFEASSTIQDSLPWEKFLRTFTRKNLARISVAATLSCNEVQVGKFEGDFVALAMKQD, encoded by the coding sequence ATGAATCGATGTGACTTAGAGCATTATCTACACGAGCATATTCCACTCTCACGCGCCATGGGCGTTGAAGTCATTGAAGCAGACTGGAATGGCGTCACCTTGCGAGCTCCTCTTGCTCCCAATATCAATCATCGGGAAACCGTGTTTGGTGGAAGCGCCTCGGCCGTGGCCATCCTGGCAGCCTGGGCCATTCTGTATGTTCGGCTACAACAAAAACACGTGGCTTGTCGTCTGGTGATTCAGCGCAATACGGTAACCTATGAGCGTCCTATTGTGAGTACCTTTGAGGCCTCTTCCACCATTCAAGACTCACTGCCCTGGGAAAAGTTTCTACGAACATTTACACGGAAAAATCTGGCGAGGATCAGCGTCGCCGCAACACTGAGTTGCAATGAAGTTCAGGTCGGGAAATTCGAAGGGGATTTCGTGGCTTTAGCTATGAAACAAGACTAA
- a CDS encoding outer membrane beta-barrel protein, with product MISITSWMGMITLVTCSITMTQALAEEPERLLRKKKLSQDVAAQVPKAQSPQWHYGGFVDVGYSHDFSSPDNHLFRNRATTPRVNELELNMGGAYIRKSASEQSRWGVELLGHGGQDSKDFGFGTNLPHVPGSDVWRHFGRANLSYLAPVGNGLTIQAGLFNSLIGYESLYAKDNFNYTRSWMGDYSPYLMFGANAVYPINDRWTGAVFVINEYFHLQNANDLPSYGAQATYTPGRSWTIKETIYYGPDQSNTSLEFWRFFSDTIVEWKGKEVTIAGQYQMGTQKNASVPGNPRLIYMGAALHTRWQITKPWFVALRPELYSDPNGLITGFDQFIWAVTATSEYRLPYEWTNSIFRIEYRHDNSTGSGGGFFKGGQNSLTPSQNLLIFSVIWTFDSP from the coding sequence ATGATATCGATTACCTCGTGGATGGGCATGATCACATTGGTGACATGTTCGATCACGATGACTCAAGCCCTTGCAGAAGAACCTGAGCGTCTGCTTCGGAAAAAGAAACTTTCGCAGGATGTTGCGGCCCAGGTACCGAAAGCCCAGTCGCCACAATGGCACTACGGCGGGTTTGTGGATGTGGGATATTCACATGACTTTAGTTCTCCCGACAACCACCTTTTTCGCAATCGCGCCACCACGCCCAGAGTCAACGAGCTCGAACTTAACATGGGCGGTGCTTATATTAGGAAGAGTGCGTCCGAGCAGTCCCGATGGGGTGTGGAGCTATTAGGGCATGGCGGACAGGACTCCAAAGATTTCGGGTTCGGGACTAACCTTCCTCATGTTCCCGGGTCCGATGTCTGGCGTCACTTCGGTCGCGCGAATCTCTCCTACCTGGCTCCGGTCGGCAACGGCTTGACGATTCAGGCCGGACTCTTTAACAGCCTCATCGGTTATGAATCCCTGTACGCCAAGGATAATTTTAACTATACGCGCTCCTGGATGGGCGACTATTCACCGTACCTCATGTTCGGGGCGAATGCGGTCTATCCAATCAACGACCGGTGGACCGGTGCGGTCTTTGTCATCAATGAATATTTCCATCTACAAAACGCCAACGATTTGCCGAGTTATGGAGCCCAGGCGACATACACACCCGGTCGCTCCTGGACGATAAAAGAAACCATCTATTATGGGCCTGATCAATCGAACACCTCACTGGAATTCTGGCGATTCTTTTCAGACACCATCGTTGAATGGAAAGGCAAGGAGGTTACAATTGCGGGCCAGTATCAGATGGGAACCCAAAAGAATGCCTCGGTTCCGGGCAATCCCCGATTAATCTATATGGGAGCGGCGCTCCATACGCGCTGGCAAATCACCAAACCATGGTTTGTCGCGCTTCGACCGGAGCTTTATTCGGACCCGAATGGTCTCATAACCGGCTTTGACCAATTCATCTGGGCGGTCACCGCCACTTCGGAATACCGGCTTCCCTATGAATGGACCAATTCCATCTTCCGGATCGAATACCGGCATGACAACTCTACGGGTTCCGGTGGCGGGTTCTTCAAGGGTGGGCAAAACAGTCTGACGCCTTCCCAGAACTTATTGATTTTCTCTGTCATTTGGACCTTCGACTCACCCTGA
- a CDS encoding glycosyltransferase, whose translation MAFLVPVVCGVFLLGLTLYYLSLIVLYTRNYGLDPVPPCRFEESALPCVTIQLPIRNEGQLAVRVIRHAVALDYPSDRLEIQVLDDSDDETSTIIQREVDRLRQQQAELDINVIRRTTREGFKAGNLKNGFPLAKGEMLAIFDADFLIPTDFLRRTVHFFTDPLVGIVQTRWSYMNRGKSCFTEFQATKLDTHQMFEQAARARAGLWIHFHGSAGIIRKAAVEDAGGWNCLSEVEDVEFSIRANIKKWKLVYLDQFKVPSELPETITGFIVQQMRWKRGWLRVLKYYAGDIWKSDFPLSIRLDFLVRLFGSFGPALSLPFTLGALPAFLIGAQYGLQWFVYMEFSLLLICSLCIRLAEGHYVTGNIDSKIPVRKFRLSSFIPIGFIVNLGMMWAQTQSTLEGLGNVQSWDVTPKSHKYLVPPKAPLPGYIVGTVLMCIYATAFFVWSFWTEHFLASGFYMLTMMGAGWITISFSLERFSCKRSLSESFLEVKHRNYKSAMHTD comes from the coding sequence TTGGCCTTTTTGGTCCCGGTTGTCTGCGGAGTCTTCCTATTGGGGCTGACCCTCTATTATTTATCCCTGATCGTATTGTACACACGAAATTACGGATTGGACCCTGTACCCCCGTGCCGTTTTGAAGAGAGCGCACTCCCATGTGTCACAATACAGCTTCCTATTCGAAATGAGGGCCAACTGGCTGTGCGCGTCATCCGCCATGCGGTGGCACTGGATTATCCAAGTGACCGTCTTGAAATCCAAGTCCTTGACGATTCCGATGATGAGACATCAACAATTATTCAGCGGGAAGTGGACCGCTTGCGTCAGCAGCAGGCAGAGCTGGATATCAATGTAATTAGACGAACAACACGGGAAGGATTCAAGGCCGGTAACCTCAAGAACGGCTTTCCCCTGGCAAAAGGGGAAATGTTGGCCATATTTGATGCCGATTTTCTCATACCGACAGATTTTCTTCGGCGAACCGTTCATTTTTTCACGGACCCCCTGGTCGGGATTGTCCAAACCCGATGGTCTTACATGAATCGAGGAAAGTCCTGTTTCACGGAATTTCAAGCCACAAAACTGGACACACACCAGATGTTCGAGCAGGCCGCACGGGCTCGCGCCGGGCTATGGATTCATTTCCACGGAAGCGCAGGGATCATTCGCAAAGCAGCGGTTGAGGATGCAGGTGGGTGGAATTGTCTTTCCGAAGTTGAAGATGTCGAGTTCAGTATCCGCGCCAATATCAAAAAGTGGAAACTTGTTTACCTTGACCAGTTCAAGGTGCCATCGGAGCTTCCGGAAACCATCACCGGATTCATTGTTCAACAGATGCGTTGGAAGAGAGGGTGGTTAAGAGTATTAAAGTATTATGCGGGGGATATCTGGAAAAGTGATTTCCCTCTCTCAATTCGTCTCGATTTTTTGGTGCGCTTGTTCGGTAGTTTTGGCCCGGCACTTTCTCTGCCCTTCACCCTAGGTGCACTTCCGGCATTCCTGATAGGTGCTCAGTATGGTCTTCAATGGTTCGTCTATATGGAATTCTCACTGCTACTCATTTGCTCTCTTTGTATACGATTGGCTGAAGGACACTATGTTACAGGGAACATCGATTCTAAAATTCCTGTACGGAAATTCCGGCTCTCTTCATTTATCCCGATTGGGTTTATTGTGAATCTTGGAATGATGTGGGCCCAAACCCAGAGCACTCTCGAAGGTCTCGGAAATGTTCAGAGTTGGGACGTAACACCAAAATCTCATAAATATCTGGTTCCACCAAAAGCTCCCCTGCCTGGCTATATTGTCGGAACAGTCCTCATGTGTATATATGCAACGGCATTTTTTGTTTGGTCATTTTGGACTGAGCACTTCCTGGCAAGTGGGTTTTATATGCTGACAATGATGGGAGCCGGCTGGATAACCATATCATTCTCGCTTGAACGGTTCTCATGCAAGAGATCGCTCTCCGAATCTTTCCTAGAGGTGAAGCATCGTAACTATAAAAGCGCTATGCATACAGATTGA